In a genomic window of Telopea speciosissima isolate NSW1024214 ecotype Mountain lineage chromosome 5, Tspe_v1, whole genome shotgun sequence:
- the LOC122661581 gene encoding mediator of RNA polymerase II transcription subunit 28 isoform X2, translating into MQDLAVRNQQFLGQIFLFFLLRLAVNKKMAERQPLDQQHQLEQQIQSHTPKEDILACITALEAALLPCLPARELQAIDRSPHPSHQIDVEKHARDFMEAAKKLQLYFIGLQHEDQPTKEEMLRKEITLMEEELKTKTELIKKHERLIQGWRKELKDQLDKHITELERV; encoded by the exons ATGCA AGATCTTGCTGTGAGGAATCAACAATTTctaggacagatttttctattttttctcctcCGTTTAGCAG TAAACAAGAAAATGGCAGAGAGACAGCCACTCGACCAACAGCATCAATTGGAGCAGCAGATACAGTCACACACGCCGAAGGAAGACATTCTTGCCTGTATAACGGCATTGGAAGCTGCACTCCTTCCATGTTTGCCTGCAAGAGAACTGCAAGCAATAGACCGTTCCCCCCACCCTTCTCATCAGATCGATGTAGAGAAGCATGCTAGAGATTTTATGGAAGCTGCCAAAAAGCTTCAATTATATTTTATTGGTCTACAACATGAAGATcaaccaaccaaggaagaaatGCTCCGTAAGGAGATCACTCTGATGGAAGAAGAGTTGAAGACCAAGACTGAACTGATCAAGAAGCATGAAAGATTAATCCAAGGTTGGAGGAAGGAGTTGAAAGACCAGTTGGACAAACATATAACTGAGTTGGAGAGGGTGTAA
- the LOC122661581 gene encoding mediator of RNA polymerase II transcription subunit 28 isoform X4 — protein MQDLAVRNQQFLGQIFLFFLLRLAERQPLDQQHQLEQQIQSHTPKEDILACITALEAALLPCLPARELQAIDRSPHPSHQIDVEKHARDFMEAAKKLQLYFIGLQHEDQPTKEEMLRKEITLMEEELKTKTELIKKHERLIQGWRKELKDQLDKHITELERV, from the exons ATGCA AGATCTTGCTGTGAGGAATCAACAATTTctaggacagatttttctattttttctcctcCGTTTAGCAG AGAGACAGCCACTCGACCAACAGCATCAATTGGAGCAGCAGATACAGTCACACACGCCGAAGGAAGACATTCTTGCCTGTATAACGGCATTGGAAGCTGCACTCCTTCCATGTTTGCCTGCAAGAGAACTGCAAGCAATAGACCGTTCCCCCCACCCTTCTCATCAGATCGATGTAGAGAAGCATGCTAGAGATTTTATGGAAGCTGCCAAAAAGCTTCAATTATATTTTATTGGTCTACAACATGAAGATcaaccaaccaaggaagaaatGCTCCGTAAGGAGATCACTCTGATGGAAGAAGAGTTGAAGACCAAGACTGAACTGATCAAGAAGCATGAAAGATTAATCCAAGGTTGGAGGAAGGAGTTGAAAGACCAGTTGGACAAACATATAACTGAGTTGGAGAGGGTGTAA
- the LOC122661581 gene encoding mediator of RNA polymerase II transcription subunit 28 isoform X5, translating to MAERQPLDQQHQLEQQIQSHTPKEDILACITALEAALLPCLPARELQAIDRSPHPSHQIDVEKHARDFMEAAKKLQLYFIGLQHEDQPTKEEMLRKEITLMEEELKTKTELIKKHERLIQGWRKELKDQLDKHITELERV from the coding sequence ATGGCAGAGAGACAGCCACTCGACCAACAGCATCAATTGGAGCAGCAGATACAGTCACACACGCCGAAGGAAGACATTCTTGCCTGTATAACGGCATTGGAAGCTGCACTCCTTCCATGTTTGCCTGCAAGAGAACTGCAAGCAATAGACCGTTCCCCCCACCCTTCTCATCAGATCGATGTAGAGAAGCATGCTAGAGATTTTATGGAAGCTGCCAAAAAGCTTCAATTATATTTTATTGGTCTACAACATGAAGATcaaccaaccaaggaagaaatGCTCCGTAAGGAGATCACTCTGATGGAAGAAGAGTTGAAGACCAAGACTGAACTGATCAAGAAGCATGAAAGATTAATCCAAGGTTGGAGGAAGGAGTTGAAAGACCAGTTGGACAAACATATAACTGAGTTGGAGAGGGTGTAA
- the LOC122661581 gene encoding mediator of RNA polymerase II transcription subunit 28 isoform X3 — protein sequence MFSFTYDLAVRNQQFLGQIFLFFLLRLAERQPLDQQHQLEQQIQSHTPKEDILACITALEAALLPCLPARELQAIDRSPHPSHQIDVEKHARDFMEAAKKLQLYFIGLQHEDQPTKEEMLRKEITLMEEELKTKTELIKKHERLIQGWRKELKDQLDKHITELERV from the exons ATGTTTTCTTTTACATATG ATCTTGCTGTGAGGAATCAACAATTTctaggacagatttttctattttttctcctcCGTTTAGCAG AGAGACAGCCACTCGACCAACAGCATCAATTGGAGCAGCAGATACAGTCACACACGCCGAAGGAAGACATTCTTGCCTGTATAACGGCATTGGAAGCTGCACTCCTTCCATGTTTGCCTGCAAGAGAACTGCAAGCAATAGACCGTTCCCCCCACCCTTCTCATCAGATCGATGTAGAGAAGCATGCTAGAGATTTTATGGAAGCTGCCAAAAAGCTTCAATTATATTTTATTGGTCTACAACATGAAGATcaaccaaccaaggaagaaatGCTCCGTAAGGAGATCACTCTGATGGAAGAAGAGTTGAAGACCAAGACTGAACTGATCAAGAAGCATGAAAGATTAATCCAAGGTTGGAGGAAGGAGTTGAAAGACCAGTTGGACAAACATATAACTGAGTTGGAGAGGGTGTAA
- the LOC122661581 gene encoding mediator of RNA polymerase II transcription subunit 28 isoform X1: MFSFTYDLAVRNQQFLGQIFLFFLLRLAVNKKMAERQPLDQQHQLEQQIQSHTPKEDILACITALEAALLPCLPARELQAIDRSPHPSHQIDVEKHARDFMEAAKKLQLYFIGLQHEDQPTKEEMLRKEITLMEEELKTKTELIKKHERLIQGWRKELKDQLDKHITELERV, translated from the exons ATGTTTTCTTTTACATATG ATCTTGCTGTGAGGAATCAACAATTTctaggacagatttttctattttttctcctcCGTTTAGCAG TAAACAAGAAAATGGCAGAGAGACAGCCACTCGACCAACAGCATCAATTGGAGCAGCAGATACAGTCACACACGCCGAAGGAAGACATTCTTGCCTGTATAACGGCATTGGAAGCTGCACTCCTTCCATGTTTGCCTGCAAGAGAACTGCAAGCAATAGACCGTTCCCCCCACCCTTCTCATCAGATCGATGTAGAGAAGCATGCTAGAGATTTTATGGAAGCTGCCAAAAAGCTTCAATTATATTTTATTGGTCTACAACATGAAGATcaaccaaccaaggaagaaatGCTCCGTAAGGAGATCACTCTGATGGAAGAAGAGTTGAAGACCAAGACTGAACTGATCAAGAAGCATGAAAGATTAATCCAAGGTTGGAGGAAGGAGTTGAAAGACCAGTTGGACAAACATATAACTGAGTTGGAGAGGGTGTAA
- the LOC122661582 gene encoding uncharacterized protein LOC122661582, which produces MVSDDFSFPTITDPIPCFVGSPPLWNVSYEVFSGSSYGNRGDRSDEELQRRKSFPMAERDMKLEDEERMDMLWENFNDELLPSLDKNKEERRFQKGGKLDSGLAGDKAELYCVKTWKMSKPSNSTTAMLSPKKPSLLTLMKVMKKLFLLHNSHCHQKKSIS; this is translated from the coding sequence ATGGTTTCTGATGATTTCAGCTTCCCAACGATCACTGATCCCATCCCTTGCTTCGTGGGTTCGCCGCCTTTATGGAATGTTTCTTATGAAGTGTTCTCTGGTTCTTCTTATGGGAACAGAGGAGATAGATCAGATGAAGAGCTCCAAAGAAGAAAGAGCTTTCCAATGGCGGAAAGAGACATGAAATTAGAAGATGAAGAGAGGATGGACATGTTATGGGAGAACTTCAATGATGAATTGTTACCTTCTTTGGATAAGAACAAAGAGGAGAGGAGGTTTCAAAAAGGCGGTAAATTGGATTCGGGTTTGGCTGGAGATAAAGCAGAATTGTATTGTGTGAAGACCTGGAAGATGTCTAAACCAAGCAACAGTACTACTGCTATGTTATCTCCTAAGAAACCAAGTTTGTTGACAttgatgaaggtcatgaagaaGTTGTTCTTGCTTCACAACTCTCACTGTCATCAAAAGAAGAGCATTTCTTGA